From a region of the Drosophila virilis strain 15010-1051.87 chromosome 3, Dvir_AGI_RSII-ME, whole genome shotgun sequence genome:
- the Gug gene encoding arginine-glutamic acid dipeptide repeats protein isoform X4: MAASTQGEIRVGPGHQVNDVYAKLPDYNPISSFPVDKETDERELEETRWSPGVVADGDLLMFLRAARSMAAFQGMCDGGLEDGCLAASRDDTTINALDVLHDSGYDPGKALQALVKCPVSKGIDKKWTEDETKKFIKGLRQFGKNFFRIHKDLLPHKDTPELVEFYYLWKKTPGANNNRPHRRRRQSALRRNRVTRANNTPPKKEDTPEPQAATTATAAASAAETANRSSPAVSKEENSSLTEDDASECDSDSSLTNKRDESPSRMRTRNKQQNNNNNNNSSSASAAGGGGNSAAAATAASSVNASANSSSAKDQSSGSASNNSNAVANGKRPKRGSDTPDAAAAAAAAVAGDSPKTPTKSVAEGSGNKRKGGKQDTPNKKKRTETDTNNSSSEQANNSTEDNIKEKQRKRPDSPVESMNSDSRPDSVLDDGESNTTDTDGRTAEQQSSKDSKEINCKEESGAVTLSGDLDSKSEVNEKSIKTETSCAEDNKDAIKNMDEETNIQAPSSIQPLSIKPTHVDGLLKDSSSLEAPQAAVAVAPIAMKVPTIATVEALNASVDRDRKEAIEKMEICENEAAARDPDLLKKLASIKQETLPQQQQQQQQQQQQQQQQQQQQQHQQQQQQQLGVPPVSAASGPMQEAVYIKKEPMEDSMDATCNQNSNEPQDLKVKIEIKNEDLKINASGLPPVSSAAPPPNAQLAGLHHGAVDGVNAEPLHLQHMPHGPTPQAPAGYLIDGQLKYGPPGQPPPQPPPQLHSDPGSGGVASATPQKYPGDMEMKYNEAAVKFEPSSGKFAPQELKYPVPPQLDPLKYSQEIQAAAAAAAAVGKYDMKYMIEQQGKYPVELAPPKPGYQEALKIPDVKPGFAHLPHNIGPSLDGPGSHKYAPSAQPGQPMDQQPPGATPPPGIAMPKPHYQHDVQTPPLGRPFEPAGLMLKYGDPLAGKYGPPQPQDLKYPMPPVSAAGGENLIKASPYGPPPESPIDASARSTPGQDSQGSNSNSNSQPPSSQPQQFQSPHPSPHMPSPAGGGLPPGMHPQNLISPHSHGPPPNSGAGSGPGPQPPTSLHQPISSTMSGQGGPPSLQHGLPPGPGGPHAQISVANSLSGVVSSLGAPTLSTMAPSHPMHPHMHPHQHPHLQSLQSLHRPHPDLPPSMHPHAPMAMSLQAPGPPPPHSHGHPLAPGHGQQQQQPGPGGPAGTVRTPSPAQQQQPPPRSLHEPLPTSREPPASHTSTAPTGSISGLSSGPGQGQGPGPMPHQSPHAHRTSPLPGLAHPSGLIGHPMPIHPHLAHLPPGHPAHAALAHPGHHLLSHSIAGLSHGGGPIALLAGPGGLGGLPESALSRRTPPSHLSHPHASSAPSTPHSVAISTSMSLTTTPNTVPSSAFSRASPSVQLSSGSAPAGPGGNSNSGTPNNSSAAAAAAAAAAAHRAASPASSVGSLSRQSPLHPVPQSPLSHHPSSSALSAAAAAVAERDRHALMRQQSPHMTPPPVSSASGLMASPLSKMYAPQPGQRGLGTSPPPHLRPGASPPVIRHPQMPLPLPLIAPGGGIPQIGVHPGQSPYPHPLLHPSVFYSPHHHNPFNSPYGYAPYGPGFPAYMKPPPPAGPLDPAAVMAAHHAGLSGPPPQSRQDEQNAAAAAAVAAEKQHAAAVAAAQQQHKTPQQQQQQQQQQQQQQQQQQQQQQQQHQQQQQQQQQQQQQQQQQQQQQQQQQQQQQPGGPQQNKPPTPKTPQGPGGMSVGMGGPGTPTGLPPGAYPGSHLAGYPPPPHSSPFAPQDGQQHGMKPTSHMDALRAHAHSANSAGMGGGHHPTEPLPIDIEPDPEPEIPSPTHNIPRGPSPEAKPDDTECHRSQSAIFVRHIDRGDYNSCTRTDLIFKPVTDSKLARKREERDRKLAEKERERRQQQQQQQQQQQQQQAAAAQQAAQQAKLKAELKPPYADTPALRQLSEYARPHVAFSPVEQMVPYHHPMGPMYSRERPLLMLPTLTNCRELEEIKNAQAAAASQSRLDPHWMEYYRRGIHPSQFPLYANPAISQMERERLGIPPPHHVGMDPGEHMIRLTREYHAHSHTHLHLPLHPQPQPPEAGFQLPPNVGQYPRPNMLIPREPHSDVLLRMSYADQLQAAEFQRQSLHDQYFRQRPR; the protein is encoded by the exons GCAAAACTGCCCGATTATAATCCAATCTCAAGCTTCCCCGTTGACAAGGAAACCGATGAACGTGAACTAGAGGAAACAAGATGGAGTCCTGGCGTTGTGGCCGATGGCGACTTGTTAATGTTTCTGCGTGCGGCACGCTCCATGGCTGCATTTCAAGGAATGTGTGATGGCGGTTTAGAAGACGGTTGTTTGGCTGCCAGTCGCGACGACACAACAATTAACGCACTAGACGTG CTGCACGATTCTGGCTACGATCCAGGCAAAGCTCTACAAGCGCTCGTAAAGTGCCCCGTATCAAAGGGCATTGACAAGAAGTGGACCGAGGACGAAACGAAAAAGTTCATCAAGGGTCTACGACAATTTGGCAAGAATTTCTTTAGGATCCACAAGGACCTGCTGCCACACAAAGACACACCGGAGCTGGTCGAGTTCTACTATCTGTGGAAGAAGACGCCCGGTGCCAACAATAATCGCCCGCATCGGCGACGCAGACAGAGCGCCTTGCGTCGCAATCGTGTTACGCGCGCCAACAATACACCTCCCAAAAAGGAGGACACCCCGGAACCACAAGCtgcgacgacggcgacggcggcggcgtcggctGCAGAGACGGCGAATCGCTCATCGCCCGCTGTCTCCAAGGAGGAGAACAGTTCTCTAACCGAGGACGACGCCAGCGAGTGTGACAGTGATTCGAGTCTGACCAACAAAAGGGATGAATCACCCTCAAGGATGAGGACGAGAAACAAacaacagaacaacaacaacaacaacaacagcagcagcgccagtgCAGCTGGTGGCGGTGGCAactccgctgctgctgctactgctgcctCCTCCGTCAACGCTTCTGCCAACAGCAGCTCCGCCAAGGATCAATCCTCGGGCTCAgcgagcaacaacagcaacgccgTGGCGAACGGCAAGCGACCCAAACGGGGCTCCGATACACcggatgctgccgctgccgcagcagccgctgttGCCGGCGACAGTCCCAAAACGCCCACCAAGAGCGTGGCCGAGGGATCCGGCAATAAGCGCAAGGGCGGCAAGCAGGACACGCCCAACAAGAAGAAGCGCACCGAAACGGAtaccaataacagcagcagcgagcagGCCAACAACAGCACCGAGGACAACATCAAGGAGAAGCAGCGCAAGCGACCGGACAGTCCAGTCGAGAGCATGAACTCCGACAGTCGTCCCGACTCTGTTCTGGACGATGGCGAGTCGAATACAACAGACACGGATGGCCGCACAGCGGAGCAGCAGTCCAGCAAGGACAGCAAGGAGATCAACTGCAAGGAGGAGAGCGGCGCTGTGACGCTGTCCGGCGATCTGGACTCCAAGTCGGAGGTCAATGAGAAATCGATCAAAACCGAAACGTCCTGCGCGGAAGACAACAAAGATGCCATCAAGAACATGGATGAGGAGACCAATATTCAAGCGCCCAGCAGCATACAGCCACTCAGCATCAAGCCCACGCACGTGGATGGTCTGCTAAAGGACTCCAGCTCCTTGGAGGCACCACaagctgctgttgcggttgcACCGATTGCAATGAAGGTGCCCACAATTGCCACCGTCGAGGCGCTCAATGCCTCTGTCGACCGTGATCGCAAGGAAGCCATTGAGAAAATGGAGATATGTGAGAATGAAGCGGCTGCACGTGATCCCGATCTGCTCAAGAAGCTCGCTAGCATCAAGCAGGAGACATtgcctcagcagcagcagcagcaacaacaacaacaacaacaacaacaacagcagcagcaacaacaacaacatcagcagcagcaacagcaacagctgggTGTGCCGCCAGTGTCAGCTGCCTCGGGGCCCATGCAGGAGGCTGTTTACATTAAAAAGGAGCCCATGGAGGACTCGATGGACGCCACATGCAATCAAAACAGCAACGAGCCGCAGGATCTCAAGGTTAAAATCGAAATCAAAAACGAGGATCTGAAAATAAATGCCAGCGGTCTGCCACCAGTCAGTTCCGCGGCGCCGCCGCCCAATGCCCAACTTGCTGGCCTGCATCATGGCGCCGTGGATGGTGTCAATGCGGAGCCACTGCATCTACAGCATATGCCACATGGACCAACGCCGCAGGCGCCCGCCGGTTATCTAATCGACGGGCAGCTTAAGTATGGACCACCCGGGCAACCGCCTCcacagccgccgccgcagctgcaCAGTGATCCGGGCAGCGGTGGGGTAGCGAGCGCAACGCCTCAGAAATATCCTGGCGATATGGAAATGAAGTACAACGAGGCGGCCGTCAAATTTGAGCCCAGCAGCGGTAAATTTGCGCCACAGGAGCTGAAGTATCCGGTGCCACCGCAACTGGATCCGCTCAAGTACAGCCAGGAGATTCAGgcagcggctgccgctgcggcAGCTGTGGGCAAATACGACATGAAGTACATGATCGAGCAGCAGGGCAAGTACCCGGTGGAGCTGGCACCGCCCAAACCGGGCTACCAGGAGGCGCTCAAGATACCCGATGTAAAGCCGGGCTTTGCCCATCTGCCGCACAACATTGGCCCGTCGTTGGACGGACCCGGTTCGCACAAATATGCGCCGTCAGCTCAGCCCGGCCAGCCGATGGATCAGCAGCCGCCGGGCGCGACACCACCGCCCGGCATTGCCATGCCCAAGCCGCATTATCAGCACGATGTGCAGACGCCACCGCTGGGGCGACCCTTTGAGCCCGCAGGCCTCATGCTCAAGTATGGTGATCCATTGGCCGGCAAATATGGGCCGCCACAGCCGCAGGATCTCAAGTATCCGATGCCGCCCGTGTCCGCTGCCGGCGGCGAGAATCTGATCAAAGCCTCGCCATATGGCCCGCCGCCAGAGAGTCCCATTGACGCCTCGGCGCGCTCCACGCCCGGCCAGGATAGCCAGGgcagcaatagcaatagcaattCGCAGCCGCCATCCTCACAGCCGCAGCAGTTCCAGTCGCCGCATCCCTCGCCGCACATGCCTTCGCCAGCTGGCGGCGGTTTGCCACCTGGCATGCATCCACAAAATCTCATCTCCCCGCACAGCCATGGACCGCCGCCGAATAGTGGCGCCGGTTCCGGTCCAGGTCCACAGCCGCCAACGTCGCTGCATCAGCCGATTAGCAGCACAATGTCGGGTCAGGGTGGACCGCCCAGTCTGCAGCATGGACTGCCGCCGGGCCCGGGTGGCCCACACGCACAAATATCGGTCGCCAATTCGCTGTCGGGCGTCGTCTCATCGCTGGGCGCGCCCACGCTTTCCACAATGGCGCCCTCGCATCCCATGCACCCGCACATGCATCCGCACCAGCATCCGCATCTGCAGTCGCTGCAGTCACTGCACCGACCGCATCCCGATCTGCCGCCATCCATGCATCCGCATGCGCCCATGGCCATGTCGCTGCAGGCGCCAGGTCCGCCGCCACCGCACAGCCACGGCCATCCGCTGGCGCCCGGCCacggacagcagcagcagcagccaggacCGGGTGGTCCAGCTGGCACAGTACGCACGCCTTCGccggcgcagcagcaacagccgccgcCGCGTAGCCTGCACGAGCCGCTGCCAACATCGCGTGAGCCGCCCGCCTCGCACACATCGACGGCGCCAACGGGGTCGATAAGCGGCCTGAGCTCCGGGCCGGGACAGGGCCAGGGACCGGGACCAATGCCACATCAGTCACCGCACGCGCATCGCACATCACCGCTGCCGGGTCTGGCGCATCCGTCTGGCCTCATAGGCCATCCGATGCCCATACATCCGCACTTGGCGCACCTGCCACCGGGTCATCCGGCGCACGCAGCGCTCGCGCATCCCGGCCATCATCTGCTCTCGCATTCGATAGCAGGGCTGAGCCATGGCGGCGGTCCCATTGCGCTCTTGGCGGGTCCCGGTGGACTGGGTGGCCTGCCCGAGTCGGCGCTCAGTCGACGCACACCGCCTAGCCATCTGTCGCACCCGCATGCCTCGTCAGCGCCCTCGACGCCGCACTCGGTGGCCATCTCGACGAGCATGTCGCTGACCACCACACCCAATACGGTGCCATCGTCCGCCTTTAGTCGCGCCAGTCCCAGCGTGCAACTCTCCAGCGGTTCCGCTCCAGCTGGCCctggcggcaacagcaacagtggCACGCCGAACAACTCGtccgcagctgccgctgctgcggccgcggCCGCTGCACATCGCGCCGCCTCGCCCGCTTCCAGTGTGGGCAGCCTGAGTCGCCAGAGTCCGCTGCATCCTGTGCCGCAATCGCCGCTGAGTCATCATCCCTCATCGTCGGCGTTGTCCGCCGCGGCGGCGGCCGTTGCCGAACGGGATCGGCATGCGCTGATGCGCCAACAGTCGCCGCATATGACGCCGCCGCCAGTGTCCAGCGCATCGGGTCTGATGGCCAGTCCGCTCAGCAAGATGTATGCACCGCAGCCGGGTCAGCGAGGATTGGGTACTTCGCCGCCGCCGCATTTGCGACCGGGCGCCTCGCCGCCGGTTATACGCCATCCACAgatgccgctgccgttgccgttgatTGCACCAGGCGGTGGCATACCGCAGATTGGCGTGCATCCTGGTCAGTCGCCGTATCCGCATCCGTTGCTACATCCCTCGGTCTTCTACTCGCCGCACCATCACAATCCCTTCAACTCGCCGTACGGCTATGCGCCCTATGGGCCTGGCTTCCCTGCCTATATGAAGCCGCCGCCACCAGCCGGTCCACTGGATCCCGCCGCTGTGATGGCGGCCCATCATGCTGGATTGTCTGGTCCGCCGCCGCAATCGCGTCAGGATGAACAgaatgcagcagctgccgccgcggTGGCTGCTGAAAAGCAACACGCGGCGGCAGTAGCCGCTgctcaacagcaacacaagacgccccagcagcagcagcaacagcagcagcaacaacaacaacaacagcaacagcagcaacaacaacaacaacaacagcatcaacaacaacaacaacagcagcagcaacaacaacagcaacaacagcagcaacaacagcaacaacaacagcagcagcagcagcagcaacctgGCGGTCCGCAACAGAATAAGCCGCCGACGCCAAAGACGCCGCAGGGACCTGGTGGCATGAGTGTCGGCATGGGCGGGCCAGGCACGCCAACAGGTCTGCCACCTGGTGCCTATCCGGGCTCTCACCTGGCCGGCtatccgccgccgccgcactCGTCGCCGTTTGCGCCGCAGGATGGACAGCAGCATGGCATGAAACCGACCTCGCACATGGATGCGTTGCGAGCGCACGCGCACTCGGCCAACTCTGCGGGCATGGGCGGTGGACATCATCCGACAGAGCCAT TGCCCATTGACATTGAGCCGGATCCGGAGCCGGAGATACCTAGCCCCACGCACAACATACCGCGCGGTCCCAGTCCCGAGGCGAAGCCCGACGATACCGAATGCCATCGCTCGCAGTCGGCCAT CTTTGTGCGGCACATCGATCGCGGCGACTACAACTCGTGCACGCGCACGGATCTGATCTTCAAGCCGGTGACCGACTCGAAGCTGGCGCGCAAGCGTGAGGAACGCGACCGTAAACTGGCCGAAAAGGAGCGCGAGAGAAGACAG cagcagcaacaacagcagcagcaacaacaacagcaacaggcagcTGCCGCACAACAGGCTGCACAGCAGGCGAAGCTAAAGGCCGAGCTGAAGCCGCCGTATGCGGACACGCCGGCGCTGCGTCAATTGTCGGAATACGCGCGTCCACATGTCGCCTTCAG TCCTGTTGAGCAGATGGTGCCTTATCATCATCCAATGGGCCCCATGTATAGCCGAGAGAG GCCCTTACTCATGCTTCCAACCTTGACTAATTGCAGAGAATTGGAGGAGATTAAAAATGCACAAGCGGCTGCCGCGAGTCAATCGCGACTGGATCCACACTGGATGGAATACTACAGACG TGGCATACATCCCTCACAGTTTCCGCTGTACGCGAATCCGGCCATTTCACAAATGGAACGCGAGCGCCTGGGCATACCGCCGCCGCATCATGTTGGCATGGATCCGGGCGAGCATATG ATACGATTGACGAGAGAATATCATGCACACTCTCATACTCATTTACATTTGCCTTTGCATCCACAGCCGCAACCACCGGAGGCCGGTTTCCAACTGCCAC CGAATGTTGGGCAATATCCGCGCCCAAATATGCTTAT